Within Bicyclus anynana chromosome 24, ilBicAnyn1.1, whole genome shotgun sequence, the genomic segment aattccATCACGTAGTGTTGTACTAGCCAAAACACTGGATGTGCTGGTCACTGACCTTAACTGcaagtatttattaaacaatttgtactaaaaagaagaagaaaagaaCAACTTTAATGGACACAAAACAAAGTATTGCATACACAAGAAAACAACaagtttcatttttttatttaaaaaaaaagagccgtgatagcccagtggatatgacctctgcctccgattccggaggggtgtgggttcgaatccggttcggggcatgcaccttcaacttttcagttgtgtgcattttaagaaattcaatatcgcgtgtctcaaacggtgaaggaaaaacatcgtgaggaaacctgcattccagagaattttctaaattctctgcgtgtgtgatgtctgccaatcagcattggaccagcgtggtggactattggcctaacccctctcattgtgagaggagactcaaactcagtagtgagccgaatatgggttaataatgatgataataataataagcaagTTCTTTCCAAAAccctttaaatagtttaaaagacTAAGGAACACGCTTTAAGCACGCattaaaaattgcaaatattggatttatgacacatgacattttttttcgtattcctgacagtaaaacctttcatttgatatacaTATCAagaatttcaaacagccagtgcGCCATCTTAGGAggccaccatattggatttgtaatgacgtttcttagctagtcatgtattttcaccagagctcagagcgtgtgcaaaacttcatcctacacgaagaccggaaagtgattcaaattaagattccaagatttgtctttcttACATTGTTAAAGTGATTatggaggccgccatattggatttataatgacgtttcttagctagtcatgtattttcaccagagctcagagcgtgtgcaaaacttcatcctacacgaagaccgggaagtgattcaaattaagattccaagatttgtctttcttACATTGTTAAAGTGATTATGGAGGCCGCCATATCGGATTTGTAATGAcgatgacgtttcttagctagtcattgtcatcagagctcagagcgtgtgcaaaatttcatcctaatcgaaaatcGAGAAGTggttcaaattaagattccaagattttcttacatacatagttacaagtgaagctattataaagcgtgtaaaaatggGCCTAAGTTGTCTATCGTATGTCATACGAATTTTTTAGATAGTGATAATACGAATGTACTTGTACTAGGCATAAATAAATGTTCAATTGATAAGGATTCCAAAAATGTATActattagtaaattattttacaaaagctTCATCTGtttcaaattgagaacctccttcaaTTTTGTCGGTTATAAAATAGCAAAAAACCCACTAATGTATCCTTTAGCATTATAACACTAAATCAAGCCAGATAataaattatcttttgtttaataatgcCAAGAACAACAATTACTGTGTAAAACAGTTATCATGAAGTAGCAATTCCATGGACATTGAAAATCAAACCTTAGGGcacaagcgttagcttttatgttctgtggcaagaggtgtgatagcccagtggatatgacctctgccttcattCCGAAGGCGTAGGTTCTAATCCCGTCCGGGGAATGCTGCTGTTCAGCTATatgcagtttaagaaattaaatcacgtgtctcaaatggtaaaggaaaacatcgtgaagaaacatgcatatctgagaaatttcttaattctctaggtgtgtgaaatctgccaatccgcattgggccagcgtgctggaccaTTACGGTTGAGTTACGAGTATCTaggaggagacttgtgctcaacagtgagtctaatatgggttgttattgatgttCTGTGTGGGTACGGAAGTGTGCAAAGGCGAAAATGACAGCGCATGACAGTACTTACTTTATCTCGAAGCGATTGGTGGTTtacccgacttcaaaaaaaggagtagtgacgtttttttttgacgtgaataCGTCTTTAAAATTACGTCAATAGTGGGGtgttattctaaaaaaaaaatgcagctACGTAACTATTATATCTATCCATATAAGGTAGATGCATCATTGGATAGCTGAAGGATCAAAGAATAAGTAATAAGGggtcattttgttttaaaaacaatcGATTGTTTATACATAACTGTACAATATATACCATGACTAGAAATTACGTAAAAGTCTAAGGACCTAAATGCGTCAAAATGCCAAGTTAAAATGTATAGGCTAGTTTGCTAAAAAGGATTCAAGGGTTATTAGGGGTTAAGGATTAAGAAGAGATACATGgttagtcggaattatttgaattaaaattcctactttgtatgaaaatataaaaagtatttattttagtaaaaaaaaatataattatgcagTGGACTCACAACGATCGGGCTGACTTTCGATAAGCCAAGTTGTTAAATGTTGAGTTATTCAGTGCAAATCATACTCGGCCTACGTGAACTGAACGGCCTAggccagggtttctcaaagtgggatacccctaggggttcgccatttgacggcagggggtttGCGTAATAGTGGCTTGATAGCTGATACCGagtcaaaattttattaaggttaaaattgttcaaaattactcctaacattgaattaatttgcgacaagaaacacacctatcacattaatattactaaGACATATATTTTGGTaagtactttatgtgttacctcttattcaaaaaaaaaccttattttcatcaaaataacaTGGGGGTGGGGGGTTATTAGTTAGTAAgtggttcgctgtcacttggaaattttttgaaagtttgagaaaccctggctTAGTCTATTTCAAACCGATGTATGATGTGGATTAGGAGGGTTAATTAGTTATCGGATGTAATACAAAAAACCAGTATAGTATCTTATCAaagataaaatacataatacctaccaataattatgttatatattatactaagaCTTTATTCTAAATCGGAGGCAATTAAAGCGCATCAAAGAAATATCTTATCGATTATGATAAAACACCTAATACCAATATATAAGTGTATCAACTCATAATAAATTTTACGTTACGGTGCAAAAATGAAGACTATCTACTTGTTTTTGGCAATATGCGTTGCTACGGCTTTCTGTAAGTTTTTAAAGTATACACAgacatcataatcattataattttttcatttatatttagtttttctgtaaataaacatcataaaatatcacgtgcatcaagtgaaggtaaaacatcgtgaggaaatcttcATACAGCTGAAGGGTTTTTAAATCTCttagtgtgtgaagtctgacaatctgcattgggccagcatggtagacTATTTGACTAACCCAgatattctgagaggagactctgcGTCAAAAAGAAATTTACTTTTGGTTTTTGTGTTATGTTATTCCCTTCAGGCGGCcaataagaaatttaatatttggtttttgtgttttgttactcACTCCAGTCGGCACCTTCATCAACATCATATTAGCATTCTAGTACCAGTAGTAATAGGTAGTCTCTTAGCTTATCATGGACAGATGGACGGATGAAAACACAGATGTGTCATGACATGGCGAAAGTATAAGGGATTCTCGTTGATTAAGAAACACTAAAAACCAAAGAacatttgcatttttaattttatttgtattattaatttttcttttttatactatttcAGCGTTCCCATCGCAGCAAGACAGAATAGTCGGAGGATCAGTAACCACGATTAACACCTACCCTTTCGCCGTATCGCTACAGGTTTCCTGGAACAATGTACAATTTAGCCACACGTGCGGTGGTACCATCCTTAACAACCGTGCCATGCTCTCGGCGGTACATTGCTGGGTGTAAGTCTACGACTTTACAATATGCTTCCTCATCATCTTCACAATCAAATTAATGTCcgtttttattcaattaattaaaactttgtcTTGAAAATAGGGGTGTTCTCAAGGATCTATACTGGGaccatttctttttctccttTATACTAATGACCTTTTTTATCTTAATAaccataattataaaatgatgGTGATTGTAGATGATAAATCACTTGTAAATAACTCTTTTAATAAAGTGGTACATTGGTTTGAAGCTAATAATTTAGTGTTCAAtaagtatgtttattaaaaCCTGTTAAAAAGAATGCTTACTATTGAAGCTCCTCTCTCTTACAAAAGAGGGAACTAAGGCTTTGACCTTAATATTATTAGATGTTAAATATATTGACCGTGATCGACAGCTTAACGTTTATGTAAGaatatttcaagattttttagcCTGACCAGTCGTACCCTCAAGATCTGAAGCCGTTTTAGGTATCACCGCGCCACTGTAAGGTTGCTTGAGTCGTACCCCTAAATATAGCTTTATTATTGCTGCGTCACAACTTTAGGCAATCTTATACTTCATTATTGAGAATATTATCGAGTACCTGCAGGGGATCTAATACCTATGCATATGTGGTTTGCATATACTATGGGGTTTTGCTCTATCATTATTGCATTTCACATCTGGTAGACCTTCTTTTTGAAGAATATCGCGGTATTTTCAACTGTTTAAGAAAAACTAtcaattctaaaatatttttttttacaggaacAACAATGTCGCAAGCAGATTCCGTTGCAGAGCGGGTTCCACAAATAGAAGCAGCGGTGGATGGCAACACAACGTGGCACAGCTTATTGGCCATCCCCATTACAGCCCCAGGAACCACGACAATGACATCGGCGTGGTCAGAGTCGCTACTGCCTTCCAGATCGGTGCAGCCACCGTGCGAGCTGGCAACATCGCTGGAGCCAATCACAATGTTCCAGACAACCGCGACGTTGTTGCTATTGGATGGGGAAGAacatctgtaatttttttaactatatttaaattaccGTGGTTAAGCGCCTGACAACTCCTATTTTTCTATCTCACAGTCGATGTTAGTCTCACAGATGACTCTTTGAAAGTCGTCTCATCCTCCACATTGTCCTAGCCCTCGGGCTAGGCTGGTTGAATTAATTTACAGAATTCTTTCGATGACGTTGCTGCAGTTCTATTTCAGACATTAGAGTTATCAGTAAACACAGTAATAGTTAAAATAAGGATCTAACTATGGAAGGAAAAGAAGTCAGGAAGTACGTATTTTAaccattgagctattaaggcttcgAATTCGAAAAGTAATGCAGACTACCTCAGAGGTTT encodes:
- the LOC112055272 gene encoding trypsin CFT-1-like; protein product: MRCYGFLAFPSQQDRIVGGSVTTINTYPFAVSLQVSWNNVQFSHTCGGTILNNRAMLSAVHCWVNNNVASRFRCRAGSTNRSSGGWQHNVAQLIGHPHYSPRNHDNDIGVVRVATAFQIGAATVRAGNIAGANHNVPDNRDVVAIGWGRTSTNGAGSEQLRHVVLRTVNQARCNSDFSGIITANMLCANWHDGSRATCNGDSGTGLLLNNVVVGVCSFMGWDGCGSTRWPSVFARVSRYATWIRNHA